The window TGAAAGCGGGATTGATCGGTGGTAAAATGTAAATCACGGTTGTCGGCGGGTTTGAGAGTCCAAAGACGGACCTTTTTTCATCCGGAGAGATGGCCGAGCGGATGAAGGCGCACGCCTGGAGAGCGTGTGGGCGGGTAACTGCCTCGTGGGTTCGAATCCCACTCTCTCCGCCATAAAAAAGTTAAAAGGTTTGGCCGTGCTAGATGGGGAGGTAGCGGTGCCCTGTAACCCGCAATCCGCTATAGCGGGGTTGAATTCCTGTCCGAGGGCTTGGCTTGTGGGGTCCGGCTGTGATAAGGGGTGTTGACGGTTGGGTCTTGCGCGACGGAGCTTCTCGAACCGTGTCAGATCCTGACGGAAGCAGCACTAAGGGAAATCCTCCGGGTGCCGCGAGGGTGCCTGACCCGAGCTACCTGCTACAGTAACGCCCGGAAGTCATTGTTCAGAGACAGGTGCACGGCTGCTTTGATTAGAAGAGGTGGCAAAACCACCTCTTTCCTAATTTGGTGTGGTAACGGTTTGCTCTGGTAGTTGGTGGTTGGTTGCGTCGTTTGAGTGTATAATGAGGAGTAGTCCCGCGGATGAAATGGCTTTTGAGGGGCCTTATGGGTGAGCTGCATTGCGCCTGGACGAGGTGCACAACCCGGAACGGCTGAAGTTCTGAAACTGGAAGACCGGGAAAGAGCTAAACGGGGGGTAACATCTTGCCTTACCAGACCCTGTACCGGACTTGGCGGCCGCAGCGTTTCGGGGAGATCGTCGGCCAGGACCACGTGGTCCGGACGTTGCAGAACGCCGTGCGGGCGGAACGGGTGGCCCACGCCTACCTGTTTTGCGGCCCGCGTGGCACGGGTAAGACCACTGCGGCGAAGGTGCTGGCCAAGGCCGTGAATTGCACCGAGCGGGACGGCGCCGAGCCCTGCGGGGAGTGTGCTTCCTGCGTATCCATCGGCACCGGGTCGGCGGTGGACGTGCTCGAGATCGACGCGGCCTCCAACCGGGGAGTGGACGAGGTGCGCGAACTGCGGGAGCGGGTGAAGTTCCACCCGGCGGCCGGGCGCTTTAAGGTGTACATCATCGACGAGGTTCACATGCTCACTAACGAAGCCTTCAACGCTCTCCTGAAGACCCTGGAGGAGCCGCCGCCGCACGTGATCTTCGTACTGGCCACCACCGAGCCGCACAAGGTGCCCCTGACGATCATCTCACGCTGCCAGCGCTTCGATTTCCGGCGCATCGGCCGGCCGGACCTCGTCTCCAGATTGGAGGAAGTGGCCGCCCAGGCCGGGCTGGCGGTGGAAAGCGGGGTATTGGCCCTGATCGCCCGGGTGGCGGACGGGAGCCTCCGGGACGCCCTCGGCATCCTGGACCAGGCCGCCGCCCTCGGTGGGAACCGGGTCACCCTGGCCGACCTGCACAGCATCTTGGGGACTGTCACCGGGGAAGTGCTGGAGAGGCTGGTGGGTCACCTGGCCGCCGGGGAAACCGGAGCGGCCCTGCTGGTGCTGCAGGAGGTGGAGGCCCAGGGCAAGGAACTTCGAATCATCGCCCGGGAACTGACCGATTACCTGCGCGGCCTGCTCTACGGCGCTTTCGGCGCCGGGGGGGCGACAAGGTCGGATCTGGACCGGGAAAGGCTGATCGAGTTTCTGGCGCTGTTTGCGCGGGCCGAGCAGGAAATGCGATTTGCCACGCGCCAGATTCTGCCCCTGGAACTGGCGGTGGTCCGCGCCGGCCGATCGCTGTCCGGTGTCGGTGACGGGCCGCGGTTGCCCGAACCCGAAAAGAACCTGGAACTGGAGCGGGTGTGGGAAGAGGTGCTGGCCGAGTTCCGGCGGCGCAAACCGCCGGTCGCTCCCTGGCTGGCCCGCGCGGAGCCCGTGGCGGCCGGTTCCCGGAAGCTGGTGTTGAAATTCAGGGACACCCTGGCAAAGGAAAAGGTTGCTTTACCGGAGAACAAGGTTATACTGGAGAATATTCTAAATCTATTCTACCCCGGTCGCTGGCAGATCATCTGCGTGGTGGATGAGACGCCGCCGAAACGGTAAGGAGGGTATTTGCCATCTTGGGAATCAACAAGATGATGAAACAGGTTCAGGAAATCCAGGCCAAAATGGTCCGGCTGCAGGAGGAACTGGGCGAGCGGACGGTGGAAGCCACGGTGGGCGGCGGGGCCGTCAAGGTCGTGGCCAACGGCCGGCAGGAGGTCTTAAGTATTGAAATCCTGCCCGAAGCCATCGATCCGGAAGACGTAGAGATGCTCCAGGACCTGGTGCTGACCGCGGTCAACGAGGCGCTGCGCCAGTCACGGGAGATGGTGGCCGGCGAAATGAGCAAACTGACCGGAGGTCTGAAAATCCCCGGCATGTTCTAGAACAACGGCTGGACAGGGAGCGCGAGAGGTTTGCAGTATTCCCGTTCGGTGGGCCGCCTGATCGAGGAACTGGCCAGGCTACCGGGGATCGGCCCGAAAACGGCGCAGAGGCTGGCTTTTCACCTGGTCACTGCGCCGCGGGAGGCGGCCGAGAGCTTGAGCCGGGCTATTCTGGAAGCCCGCGACAAACTGGTGTTCTGCCGGGTGTGCGCCAACATCGCCGATGAGAACCCGTGCGGCATCTGCCGTGATCAGAACCGTGACCACGGTCTGATCTGCGTGGTTGAACGGCCCCGCGACGTCCTGGCCGTCGAAAAGGCGCACGGCTACCGGGGACTCTACCACGTTCTGAACGGCAGCCTGTCGCCGCTGCAGGGCGTGGGCCCCGAGGAGCTGAACATCGCGGCCCTGGTAACGCGGGTCCGGGAAGGTACCGTCCGGGAAGTGATCGTGGCCACCAACGCCACCGTGGAGGGCGAGGCCACGGCCCTGTACCTGGCCCGGCTGCTCCGTCCCCTGAACGTCCGGGTTACCCGGCTGGCTTTTGGGCTGCCGGTGGGTTCCGACCTGGAGTATGCCGACGGCCGGACTTTGGCCCGGGCCATCGAGGGTCGGCGAGAGGTATAATTTGCCTTCCGGGATGCATATGTTTTTGGTAACCATAGAGGGGTATCCCGGGAGGTGCTTGCGGTGGATTGGAAACTGATTCTATTGGGTCTGTTGGGGTTGGCGGGGCTGTACCTGGTGGGATCCTTTTTCGTGACGCCTTTGAAATACCTGTACCGCCTGTTCGCCTATGCGGCCGTGGGCATCATCCTGCTGGTCATGGTGAACCTGGGCGGATCCTTTTTCGGCTTTCACATCGCTTTCAATCCGTTTACCGTCCTGACTGCCGGGCTGCTCCAGGTTCCGGGAGTGATTCTCCTGGTCCTGCTCACGCTGATGATCTGAAATCTGGGATGAAGGCGTTTGCCGTGCGGCCTCTTCAGGGCGAAGAGGCTTTTTGTTTGGTGAGCGTAGGCAAAGGGGGGACTTTCGCGGTGAACCAGCGCCGGGCACCCCTGTTTGAAGCCCTGAAGCACCACGTGACCAGGAACTACACGGGCTTCCACTTTCCGGGACACGGCGGGGGCGCCGGTCTGCCCCGGGTTTTCCCCGCCGGCCGTGAACTCTTCCGGTTTGATTTGACTGAACTGCCCGGACTGGACGACCTGCACGCGCCCGCGGGCCCGATCGCCCGGGCCCAGGAGTTGGCGGCGGCTTTATACGGCGCCGACCGCACTTTTTTCCTGGTGAACGGGAGCACGGCGGGGGTGCAGGCCCTCCTGCTGGCGGCTACGGCCCCCGGGGAAAAGGTGCTCCTGCCCCGGAACGCGCACCGCGCGGTGATCGGAGGCCTGGTGCTCTCGGGGGCCGATCCGGTATACGTCACGCCCCCCTTCGACGCCGAATGGGGCTTTTTCCGGCCCCCGCGACCGGCAGACGTCCGGGCCGCCCTGCAGGCGCATCCCGACCTCCGGGCCGTACTCCTGACCCACCCGGACTACTACGGTCAGGCCGTGGTGGATGCCGAAATGGCCGAAGTGCTGCGGGAGACCGGAGCTATTTTCCTGGCCGACGAGGCTCACGGGGCGCACCTGCCGTTCCACGCCGCCATGCCGGTGCCGGCTTTGAGGCTCGGTGCGGCGGCCGCGGCGCAGAGCTTGCACAAACTGGGCGGGGCCCTGACCCAGGCTTCTCTGCTGCATCTGAAAGGGACAGGCCTCTCCCCCGCGCGGGTGAGCCGGGCGCTGGCGCTGCTCCAGACCTCCAGCCCCTCATACCTGCTGATGGCCTCCCTGGATCTGGCCCGGCGCCAACTGGCCGTCTCCGGAGGGCGGCGGTTCGGGCGGGCGGTGGACCTTGCCGGCCGCCTGCGCCTGGGGCTCGCGGCGCTGGATGGGGTGGAAGTTTTTGACGCCGGACCGGGCCGGGCCGACCCGACCAAGGTGATGGTGTCCACCCGCGGCCTGGGTTTGAGCGGGCACCGAGCCGCCGCCGTGCTGCGGGACAAACACTCGGTCCAGGTGGAGGCGGCCGGTTTCGGGCACCTCTTGTTCGTGGTCGGGCTCGGGACGCGGGCCCCGGATATTGCCCGGACCCTGGGGGCTTTCCGGGCCCTGGCCCGGGAGCACGCCCCTTCCGACCTCCGCCGTCAGACCTCCGGCCGCCGACCTCCGGCCTCCGACTTCCATTTATGGCCGGCACCCCCGGCCCCGAAGGTGCTCACCCCGCGGGAGAGCTGGTTTGCGCCCGCCCGGGCCGTGCCGGTCCGGGAAGCGTCCGGGCTGGTGGCCGCCGAAACGGTCAGCCTGTGCCCACCGGGAATCCCGATCGTGTTTCCGGGTGAAAGACTCACCCCGGAGGTGTTAGAATATACTTTGGAGATTCGGGCCGGGGGAGTGGCGTTTCAGGCCGCCGACCCGGGCTTGAAAACCATCATGGTGCACGACGGGTGATGCGGGTGAGCGGGGTTTTTATAGTCTTCGAAGGCATTGATGGTGCAGGGAAGACCACCCAGCTCGCGTATCTGCACGAAGCGCTTTTGAGCATGCGGAACCACCGGGTGCTGGTGACCCGCGAGCCCGGCGGGACCCGGATCGGCGAGGCCGTGCGGCGGGTGCTGCTGGACACCGGGAACAGCGAGATGACCGGAGAAACGGAGGCGCTGCTCTACGCGGCCGCCCGGTCCCAGTTTACGGCCGAGGTGGTGCGACCGGCGCTGGCGCGCGGCGAGATCGTCCTGAGCGACCGCTTCCTGGACTCCTCCCTGGCTTACCAGGGTTTCGGACGGGGACTGGAACTGCATAGGCTGCGCCAGGTGAACTTCCTGGCCACCGGTGGTTTGCGGCCCGACCTGACTGTACTGCTGGACCTTCCGGTGGCGGCGGCCGTGGCCCGGATGGACCCGGACCGGCGGGACCGCCTGGA is drawn from Candidatus Desulforudis audaxviator MP104C and contains these coding sequences:
- a CDS encoding YbaB/EbfC family nucleoid-associated protein; this encodes MMKQVQEIQAKMVRLQEELGERTVEATVGGGAVKVVANGRQEVLSIEILPEAIDPEDVEMLQDLVLTAVNEALRQSREMVAGEMSKLTGGLKIPGMF
- a CDS encoding aminotransferase class I/II-fold pyridoxal phosphate-dependent enzyme; the protein is MSVGKGGTFAVNQRRAPLFEALKHHVTRNYTGFHFPGHGGGAGLPRVFPAGRELFRFDLTELPGLDDLHAPAGPIARAQELAAALYGADRTFFLVNGSTAGVQALLLAATAPGEKVLLPRNAHRAVIGGLVLSGADPVYVTPPFDAEWGFFRPPRPADVRAALQAHPDLRAVLLTHPDYYGQAVVDAEMAEVLRETGAIFLADEAHGAHLPFHAAMPVPALRLGAAAAAQSLHKLGGALTQASLLHLKGTGLSPARVSRALALLQTSSPSYLLMASLDLARRQLAVSGGRRFGRAVDLAGRLRLGLAALDGVEVFDAGPGRADPTKVMVSTRGLGLSGHRAAAVLRDKHSVQVEAAGFGHLLFVVGLGTRAPDIARTLGAFRALAREHAPSDLRRQTSGRRPPASDFHLWPAPPAPKVLTPRESWFAPARAVPVREASGLVAAETVSLCPPGIPIVFPGERLTPEVLEYTLEIRAGGVAFQAADPGLKTIMVHDG
- a CDS encoding pro-sigmaK processing inhibitor BofA family protein — its product is MDWKLILLGLLGLAGLYLVGSFFVTPLKYLYRLFAYAAVGIILLVMVNLGGSFFGFHIAFNPFTVLTAGLLQVPGVILLVLLTLMI
- the dnaX gene encoding DNA polymerase III subunit gamma/tau, translating into MPYQTLYRTWRPQRFGEIVGQDHVVRTLQNAVRAERVAHAYLFCGPRGTGKTTAAKVLAKAVNCTERDGAEPCGECASCVSIGTGSAVDVLEIDAASNRGVDEVRELRERVKFHPAAGRFKVYIIDEVHMLTNEAFNALLKTLEEPPPHVIFVLATTEPHKVPLTIISRCQRFDFRRIGRPDLVSRLEEVAAQAGLAVESGVLALIARVADGSLRDALGILDQAAALGGNRVTLADLHSILGTVTGEVLERLVGHLAAGETGAALLVLQEVEAQGKELRIIARELTDYLRGLLYGAFGAGGATRSDLDRERLIEFLALFARAEQEMRFATRQILPLELAVVRAGRSLSGVGDGPRLPEPEKNLELERVWEEVLAEFRRRKPPVAPWLARAEPVAAGSRKLVLKFRDTLAKEKVALPENKVILENILNLFYPGRWQIICVVDETPPKR
- the tmk gene encoding dTMP kinase, which produces MRVSGVFIVFEGIDGAGKTTQLAYLHEALLSMRNHRVLVTREPGGTRIGEAVRRVLLDTGNSEMTGETEALLYAAARSQFTAEVVRPALARGEIVLSDRFLDSSLAYQGFGRGLELHRLRQVNFLATGGLRPDLTVLLDLPVAAAVARMDPDRRDRLEREGVDFFERVRRGYLELASADPGHYLIVNAEREAGVCASAIWARVRALLQDRPTFGGCPGLDGGS
- the recR gene encoding recombination mediator RecR encodes the protein MQYSRSVGRLIEELARLPGIGPKTAQRLAFHLVTAPREAAESLSRAILEARDKLVFCRVCANIADENPCGICRDQNRDHGLICVVERPRDVLAVEKAHGYRGLYHVLNGSLSPLQGVGPEELNIAALVTRVREGTVREVIVATNATVEGEATALYLARLLRPLNVRVTRLAFGLPVGSDLEYADGRTLARAIEGRREV